AGGAGAGCAGCCTGCCAAGGCTCAAGCCGGGTTACAGCAACCCGCTGGTCATGGCCCAGGCGGCGGGATGGGGCTACGAAGGCCTGTTCTGGCGCATCGTGGCCGAAGCCGCGGCGCGGCACAGCCTTGCCCCCGCATCCGAGGTCAACCTGTCCCCTGGAGAAGAAAGGAGGCGTGCATGAGCACGGTGAGTCGCTACACTGTGGTAGGCGCTGGGCATGGCGGCAAAGCCATGGCCGCCCACCTGGCGCTGATGGGGTTTGAGGTCATGCTGTACAACCGCACCCCGGCCAACATTGCCGGCATTCAGGCCCGGGGGGGCATTGAACTGCTCTCGCCGGAGGGAGGGGGCTCCGGCTTTGGGCGTCTGGTCAAGGCCACCAGCGACATCGGCGAGGCCGTGCGCTTTGGCCAGGTCATCATGGTCGTGGTGCCCTCCAACGCCCATCGGCCGCTGGCGGCCCAAATGGCTCCCCATCTGCAGGCCGGGCAAATCGTGGTGCTGCATCCTGGGCGCACCTTTGGGGCGTTGGAGTTTCGCCACATCTTGCGTCAACAGGGCGTGGGGGGAGGGGTGCTGGTAGCCGAAGCGCAGACCTTTATCTACGCCTCGCGCTCCGAGGGTCCGGCCCAGGCGCGGATTTTCCGTGTCAAAGAGGCGGTGCCTCTGGCGGCTTTGCCCGCCACCGACACGCCGCGCGTGTTGGAGGCGCTGCGCCCGGCTTACCCCCAATTCATCGACGGTGTGGATGTGCTTCACACCGGGCTGAACAACATTGGCGCCATCTTTCATCCTACCATCACCCTGCTCAACGTCGGCTGGATCGAGGCCACCGGCGGCGAGTTTCAGTTTTATCTGGACGGCGTGACGCCTACGGTGGCCCGCATCATGGAGGTCATCGACCGCGAGCGAGTGACCGTGGCAGCGGCGTTGGGCGTGCGGGCCATCACCGCCCGCGCGTGGTTGCAGATGGCCTACGACGCGCGGGGGAACAACCTCCACGAGGCCATTCACAACCAGCCGGGATACCGCGGCATCAAAGCGCCTTCCACCTTGCAGCACCGCTATTTGCTGGAAGATGTGCCCATGAGCCTAGTACCCATTGCCAACCTGGGGCAACGCTACGGCGTCTCGGTGCGCGGCATGGAGAGTTTCATCCGCCTGGCCAGCATCGCCCACGGCACGGATTACTGGCGACGGGGTCGCACCCTGGAGCGACTGGGCATCGAGCACCTCAGCGTGAGCGAGTTGCAGCGCTATGTGCGCGAAGGGGTGTGGGACGCGAATTTGTGGTAAGGGCAGGGGGCGAGGGTCTTTGCCTTTCCTCTAAGCCCTGCAGGGGCGCGGAGAGGTGACGGATCGCCCCTGCGTAACCATGCGACTTCCTTCCATACGGTTCGCCACGGCCGGCGTGACGACCACGGCCGGCGTGACGACGAGCCGCCTGAAGGTGCCTCCTATTTTCGCCCCTGGGGATGAGAGGCTGTCAAAAAGGCAAATTTGCGATATAATTTGGACGCATTGGGCCGCGATGAGACAGGCTGTTTGGAGGTTGACAAATGGAAGAGCAGATTCGGGCGTTCATTCAATCGTTGGCAGACTCAGGGGCCTATAGTGAGGGTACCTTGGCCTCATATCGGGGCGACCTGCGGAAGGGTTGGCAGATGATGTCCCGGGCGAAGGGTCAAACCGTTGGGCTGGACGATCTTTCGCCGGAACTCATCCTGTCCATGATCCAGGCGGAAATCGAGGCAGGGCGCAAGCGGAGCACCATCCAGCGCCGGGTGGCCTCCTGGCGGGCCTTTGACCGTTTTTTGTTGCAATATGGCCTGCGCACGACCTCGTTCATGCCCCCTCGCGAGGCCTTAATCGCCTTATGGCAAAAGGCGGCGGAGCCCGCTCATGCGGCCTGCCTGAGCAGCGAGCAACTGCAGCAACTTTGGACGACCTTATTGCAGTCCACCCAGCGACGGGCCATCCGCGATTTGGCGCTGATTGCCTTGTTTGTCGAATGGGGCTTTCCCAGCCAAATGGTGATTCAACTGCGGGTGGAGCATGTGGATCTGGAGCGCCGGGTGGTCTATGTGCCCCAGCCGGTGATGCGTCTGGAGGAGTTCCCGCTGGAAGAGTCCTACGAACCGTTGCGGCGCTATTTGGAGCGGGGGCGGCCGGAATTCGACCCCAAGCCTGGGGAAAACGCCCTGTTCGTCAGTCAGTTGGGCCGGGGCCTGAGCCGTCAGGGCGTCTGGCAATTGATTCAGGGATGGGGCGCGGCGGCTGGCCTGTCCATCAATATGACGCCCCGCGTGCTGCGCAACACCGCCGTGTTGCGCATGATCCGCCGGGGCGAACCTCTGGAGCGCATCCAGACGGCCCTGGGGCACGCCAACCCCATTTCCACCTCCGTGCTGTTGCGCCGGGTAGAGCGCCTTTGCCGCGCTTTGCCCATGCCCATCATCCCCCGCCTGCCTGAAGAGGCACGCTAACCTTTTTTCAGGAGAACGCATGACCATGTCTTTGTCCAAACCCGAGTATTTCACCCTGGCCGACATCGATGAGGTGGTCTCGGCCATCCGTGAGCGTACGGCCTTTCAGCCGCGGATTGGCATGATCTTGGGGTCCGGGCTGGGCGCCCTGGCCGACGCTGTGGAAGCCGAGGCCGTCATTCCCTATCAGGACCTCCCTTACTGGCCGGTCTCCACGGTGGCCGGACATGCCGGACGGCTGATTTTTGGCCGTGTGGAGGGGCAGCCGGTGATGGTGATGCAGGGGCGGGCCCACTACTACGAAGGCTACCCCATGGCTCAGGTGACCCTCCCCGTGCGGGTGATGCAGCGGCTGGGCGTGGAGATGCTCATCGTGACCAACGCAGCCGGTGCGGTCAACCCCAAGTTTCACCCCGGCGACCTGATGCTCATCGTGGACCATCTGAACCTGATCGGCATGGCCGGCCCCAACCCCTTGCGTGGGCCAAATCTGGACGCTTTTGGCCCCCGTTTTCCCGATATGAGCCAGGCCTACGATCGGGCGCTCATGGCCCTGGCCCGAGAGGTGGCCCGCGAAGAAGGTTTGCCCTTGCGGGAAGGGGTGTATGTGAGTCTGGCCGGGCCTTCCTTTGAGACCCCTGCGGACCTGCGTTTCCTGCGGGCCATAGGCGTGGATGCCGTGGGGATGTCCACCGTGCCCGAAGTCATCGTGGCCCGACATGGTGGCACGCGGGTGCTGGGGATCTCCGGCATCAGCAACAAGGCCAACCTGGATGGCAACACGGTGACCACCCACGAAGAGGTGCTGGCTGCCGGAAGGTTGATCGCCCCGCGATTGACCACCCTGGTGCGGGGTGTGTTGCGTCGCCTGGAGGCCTCCGGGGCCGCCTGAAGATCGGGTGCTTCAACCGCTCCCCCCTGCAAACCCTGCCGTTGGCCTGCGCCCCCGCGCCAACGGAGCCCCCTTCTGTTGAGGATGTGATGCAAGCCCTGTTGCGTTTTCTGAAAACCTATGAGTTGGGCATTTACCTGCTTTTGGGGGTGGCGTTTTTGCTCTATTTTCGCCGGCTGCTTTTGGCCTGGCGGGTGTGGCAGGGGGCCTTGTTTGGTTTGGAGCGTGAAGAAGCCGAACGCCGTTTGCGCGGCGCTTTTCTGGGCGTGGTGCTGAGCGTGGGCTTGATGTTGACCACCTTTGCCCTGGTGACCTTTGCCACGCCGGTGCAGACCGGCCCGGTGGTCCTGCCCACGGCCACGCTGGATCTGCTGGCCACGACGCCGCCTGAGGAGGCGTCTCCCACCCCTGAGGGCACGCCTACCCCTTTGCCCACCCCAGTGCTGGACACCGGAGGGTGTGTGCCGGATCAGGTGTTCATCGCCTCCCCCCAGACCGGGGACACCATTTCCGGGGAGGTGACCATTGAGGGCACGGCGAACATCCCCAATTTCGGCTTTTACAAGGTGGAGTTCGCCCTGGCCAGCGAAGCCCTTTTCCTGACCATTGGCGTCGGACGAGTCCCGCGGGTCCAGGAACCCCTCATTGAGGGCTGGGACACCTCCCGAATCCCCCCCGGCGATTATGTCATCCAGTTGGTGGTCACCGACAATCAGGGGCAGGCCCTGCCGCCCTGTCGGGTGCGCGTGCACATTGCGGCTCCGCCCGCTCAACCGTAAACCATGATGAGCCCTCTGGAGATTCGCCCGGCTTTGGCCGCCGATATCCCTTATCTGGTGCGGCTGGATCACACCGTGGAAAGCACCCATGTCTGGCGTCTGGAGTGGAGCCACGGCGAAACGCTGGGCGCCAGGTTTCGTCCCGCGCCGCTCCCCCGGCCGGTGATCCTGCCGTATCCCTATGCGCCTGAGGCCTTTCTCGAGGACTGGCGGCGGTTGCCCGCGTTGTGGGTGGCCTTGCAAGATGGCCGCCCGGTGGGCTATGCGACCTTGCGCTGGTCGCCGGCGCCAGATGTGGCCTGGCTTTCGGACCTGGTGGTGGACTCTCCTTATCGCCGTCAGGGGATTGGACGGGCCTTGCTCCTGCATGTGCTCCACTGGGCGGCTCAACAGGGATACCGCCGTTTGGTGTGGGCGGCCTCCTTTCGCAATCACCCGGCCGTTTCCCTGGCCTTCCGGGTCCATTTGCACTTCGTGGGTTTTCAGCAGGCCTTCTTCCCCAATGGGGATACGGCGTTGTTTTTGGGTCGAGATGTGTAAGCCATGGTCTCCTGGCTTCTTTCCACTTTCCAGGCGCTGACGCCCATCCTCACGGCGGGAATCGGGATTCTGGCCCTCTCGCTGTGGTTTTACACCCTGGCCTTCAACCTGCGCGATCGGGTGGCGCTGTCCTTTTCCCTGATTTTGGCCGCCTTGGTGCTGGTTTACGGCGGTGAGTCGCTGGGCGCGGTCGCTCCGCCTCAGGAGGCCGTCCCGGCGTTGCTGCTCAGTCTGTTGGGGGTGACTTTCCTGCCGCCGGCCTACCTGCATTTTTCGGATGCGTTGCTGGCCACCACAGGGCGTCCCTCGCGGGGGCGAAGACGCCTGTTGGTGCGTTTGTACTATGGTCTGGCGCTGGTGGGGGTGGCCGCCCTGGCCGCGGGTAAGGTGGTGCGTCTGGAATGGTCCCCCGACCCAGTGCCTCACCTGCCCGGCGCGGAGGGGGCCTGGGCGTTCGGGCTGTTCTACACCGTGGGCGTAGGTTGGGCCCTGGTGAACATCTGGCGGGCCTATCGCCGCACGGTGATGCTCACCAGCCGTCGGAGGTTGTTGTTCATCTTCTTCGGGGCGCTGGCGCCCGCCGTGGGCTCCTTCCCCCTGCTTACCCTGGGGGTGGATTGGGCGGCGCACCATCCGTTGTTCTTTTGGTGGCTGGCCACTGGTACGAACATCCTCATCAGCGCGTTGCTGGTTCTTTGGGCTTATGAAGTCGCCTTCTTCGGCACTTCCTGGCCCGACCGGGTGGTGAGGCTGCGTCTGTTGCGCTGGTTGCTCCGGGGGCCGGTCACCGTGGCCACCGTGTTGACCCTGACGACTTTGGTGCGCCGTTGGGGCGCCCGCCACGGGCAGGCGTATTCGGCCTTAGTGCCGGC
This Anaerolineae bacterium DNA region includes the following protein-coding sequences:
- a CDS encoding tyrosine-type recombinase/integrase — encoded protein: MEEQIRAFIQSLADSGAYSEGTLASYRGDLRKGWQMMSRAKGQTVGLDDLSPELILSMIQAEIEAGRKRSTIQRRVASWRAFDRFLLQYGLRTTSFMPPREALIALWQKAAEPAHAACLSSEQLQQLWTTLLQSTQRRAIRDLALIALFVEWGFPSQMVIQLRVEHVDLERRVVYVPQPVMRLEEFPLEESYEPLRRYLERGRPEFDPKPGENALFVSQLGRGLSRQGVWQLIQGWGAAAGLSINMTPRVLRNTAVLRMIRRGEPLERIQTALGHANPISTSVLLRRVERLCRALPMPIIPRLPEEAR
- a CDS encoding GNAT family N-acetyltransferase, coding for MSPLEIRPALAADIPYLVRLDHTVESTHVWRLEWSHGETLGARFRPAPLPRPVILPYPYAPEAFLEDWRRLPALWVALQDGRPVGYATLRWSPAPDVAWLSDLVVDSPYRRQGIGRALLLHVLHWAAQQGYRRLVWAASFRNHPAVSLAFRVHLHFVGFQQAFFPNGDTALFLGRDV
- a CDS encoding NAD(P)-binding domain-containing protein: MSTVSRYTVVGAGHGGKAMAAHLALMGFEVMLYNRTPANIAGIQARGGIELLSPEGGGSGFGRLVKATSDIGEAVRFGQVIMVVVPSNAHRPLAAQMAPHLQAGQIVVLHPGRTFGALEFRHILRQQGVGGGVLVAEAQTFIYASRSEGPAQARIFRVKEAVPLAALPATDTPRVLEALRPAYPQFIDGVDVLHTGLNNIGAIFHPTITLLNVGWIEATGGEFQFYLDGVTPTVARIMEVIDRERVTVAAALGVRAITARAWLQMAYDARGNNLHEAIHNQPGYRGIKAPSTLQHRYLLEDVPMSLVPIANLGQRYGVSVRGMESFIRLASIAHGTDYWRRGRTLERLGIEHLSVSELQRYVREGVWDANLW
- a CDS encoding purine-nucleoside phosphorylase, with protein sequence MSLSKPEYFTLADIDEVVSAIRERTAFQPRIGMILGSGLGALADAVEAEAVIPYQDLPYWPVSTVAGHAGRLIFGRVEGQPVMVMQGRAHYYEGYPMAQVTLPVRVMQRLGVEMLIVTNAAGAVNPKFHPGDLMLIVDHLNLIGMAGPNPLRGPNLDAFGPRFPDMSQAYDRALMALAREVAREEGLPLREGVYVSLAGPSFETPADLRFLRAIGVDAVGMSTVPEVIVARHGGTRVLGISGISNKANLDGNTVTTHEEVLAAGRLIAPRLTTLVRGVLRRLEASGAA